A single window of Loxodonta africana isolate mLoxAfr1 chromosome 10, mLoxAfr1.hap2, whole genome shotgun sequence DNA harbors:
- the LOC100674267 gene encoding cytosolic phospholipase A2 beta isoform X6, protein MALAKVPGTCLLTIRVLQAHGLPSRDLVTPPDCYVTLWLPTASSHRLRTRTVRNCGSPIWNQSFHFWIHSQLKNMVELNVFDQDLLTEDDPVLSVLFDVGTLRAGELQRQSFSLSPQSEQRLEVEFWLQSRIDGAEQLISNGILVAWELSCLHVRLEEAGDQTESEGKVQLVVPGSCEGPQEASVGTGSFCFHFPTRWEQELSIHLQDAPQEQLKVPLRALPPGQLVRLVFPTSQKPLLKVELRKEEGPGELAVRLGCGPCTEEQAFLSRRKQVVARALQQALQLEGDLQEDEVPVVAVMATGGGIRAMTSLYGQLAGLRELGLLDCISYITGVSGSTWTLANLYEDPEWSQKDLAGPIELLKTQVTKSKLGVLAPSQLQRYEQELTERARLGYPACFTNLWALINEALLHDGPYDHKLSDQREALRHGQNPLPIYCALNTKEQSLSTFEFGEWCEFSPYEVGFPKYGAFIPAELFGSEFFMGRLMKQLPESRICFLEGLWTNLYAANLQDSLYWSSDPSQFWDRWAQNQASLDKEQVPILKIEDPPSMTGRIAAFFTDLLTWRPLAQVTHNFLHGLHFHKDYFQHPHFSTWKATKLDGLPNQLTPMEPHLCLLDVGYFVNTSCPPLLQPTRDVDLILSFDYNLQGAFQQLQLVSRFCQEQGIPFPPVSPSPEEEYQPRECHEFSDPHRPEAPIILHFPLVNDSFREHSAPGVRRTPEEEEAGQVNLSPSDSPYHYTKVTYSQENVDKLLGLTYYNICNNRELLLAALREAMQRRRQRRLRGPSDSSLPGRPSGSVPPE, encoded by the exons GCCAAGGTGCCCGGGACCTGCCTGCTCACCATTCGTGTCCTGCAGGCCCATGGCCTGCCCTCCAGGGACCTAG TGACCCCCCCTGACTGCTATGTGACTCTGTGGCTGCCCACGGCCTCCAGCCACAGGCTCCGGACACGCACTGTCAGGAACTGCGGAAGCCCCATTTGGAATCAGAGCTTTCATTTCTGGATCCACAGCCAGCTCAAG AACATGGTGGAGCTGAACGTCTTTGACCAGGACCTGCTGACCGAAGATGACCCGGTGTTGTCAGTGCTGTTTGACGTGGGGACTCTGCGGGCTGGGGAGCTCCAGCGCCAGAGCTTCTCGCTGAGCCCTCAG AGCGAGCAGCGACTGGAAGTTGAATTTTGGCTGCAGAGTCG GATAGACGGTGCGGAGCAGctcatcagcaatggtatcctggTG GCCTGGGAGCTCTCCTGCTTGCATGTGCGACTGGAGGAGGCAGGGGACCAGACGG AGTCAGAGGGCAAAGTTCAGCTTGTGGTTCCTGGGTCCTGTGAGGGTCCACAGGAGGCCTCCGTGGGCACTGGCTCCTTCTGCTTCCATTTCCCAACCCGCTGGGAGCAAGAGCTGAGTATCCATCTGCAG GATGCCCCCCAGGAGCAACTGAAGGTGCCACTGAGGGCCCTGCCTCCAGGCCAGCTTGTGAGGCTTGTCTTCCCTACGTCCCAG AAGCCCCTGCTGAAGGTGGAGCTGAGAAAGGAAGAAGG ACCAGGGGAGCTGGCTGTGCGGCTGGGCTGCGGGCCCTGCACCGAGGAGCAGGCCTTCCTGAGCAGGAGGAAGCAGGTGGTGGCCAGGGCACTGCAGCAGGCCCTGCAGCTGGAGGGCGACCTGCAGGAGGACGAG GTCCCAGTGGTAGCTGTTATGGCCACTGGTGGAGGGATCCGGGCAATGACCTCCCTATATGGGCAGTTGGCTGGCCTGAGGGAGCTGGGCCTCTTGGATTGCATCTCTTATATCACGGGAGTCTCGGGCTCCACCTG GACCTTGGCCAACCTCTATGAGGATCCAGAGTGGTCTCAGAAGGACCTGGCTGGACCCATTGAGTTGCTAAAGACCCAGGTGACCAAGAGCAAGCTGGGCGTGCTGGCCCCCAGCCAACTGCAGCGGTACGAGCAGGAGCTGACTGAGCGAGCTCGCCTGGGCTACCCGGCCTGCTTCACCAACCTATGGGCCCTCATCAACGAGGCGCTGCTGCACGACGGG CCCTATGACCACAAACTTTCGGATCAGCGGGAGGCCCTGCGTCACGGCCAGAACCCTCTGCCCATCTACTGTGCCCTCAACACcaaggagcagagcctgtccacCTTTGAATTTGGGG AGTGGTGTGAGTTCTCCCCCTACGAGGTCGGCTTCCCCAAGTACGGGGCCTTCATCCCTGCTGAGCTCTTCGGCTCTGAGTTCTTCATGGGACGGTTGATGAAGCAGCTCCCTGAGTCCCGCATCTGTTTCCTGGAAG GTCTCTGGACCAACCTGTATGCAGCCAACCTCCAGGACAGCTTATACTGGTCCTCAGATCCCAGCCAGTTCTGGGACCGCTGGGCTCAGAATCAGGCCAGCCTGG ACAAGGAGCAGGTCCCCATCCTGAAGATAGAAGACCCACCTAGCATGACTGGAAGGATAGCAGCGTTTTTCACTGACCTCCTGACTTGGCGCCCACTTGCCCAGGTCACCCACAACTTCCTGCATGGCCTCCATTTCCACAAAGACTATTTTCAGCACCCTCACTTCTCCACCTGGAAAG CCACCAAACTGGACGGGCTTCCTAACCAGCTGACACCCATGGAGCCTCACCTTTGCCTGCTGGATGTCGGCTACTTTGTCAACACCAGCTGCCCGCCCCTCCTGCAGCCCACACGGGATGTGGACCTCATCCTTTCATTTGACTACAACCTCCAAGGAGCCTTTCAG CAGCTGCAGCTTGTCAGCCGGTTCTGCCAGGAGCAGGGGATCCCGTTCCCGCCTGTCTCCCCGAGCCCGGAGGAGGAGTATCAGCCTCGGGAGTGCCATGAGTTCTCGGACCCCCACCGCCCTGAGGCCCCCATCATCCTGCACTTCCCACTGGTCAACGACTCCTTCCGGGAGCACTCGGCCCCCG GGGTCCGGAGGACaccggaggaggaggaggcagggcaGGTGAACCTATCTCCATCCGACTCCCCCTACCACTACACGAAGGTGACCTACAGCCAGGAGAACGTCGACAAGCTGCTCGGCCTGACGTACTACAACATCTGCAACAACCGTGAGCTGCTCCTGGCAGCCCTGCGTGAGGCCATGCAGCGGAGAAGGCAGCGCAGGCTGCGTGGCCCGAGTGACAGCTCACTGCCTGGCCGCCCCAGCGGCTCTGTGCCACCCGAGTGA
- the LOC100674267 gene encoding cytosolic phospholipase A2 beta isoform X5, which translates to MLAVHKDHYENLYCVVSGEKHFLLHPPSDRPFIPYELYTPATYQLTEEGTFEVVDEEAVEKAKVPGTCLLTIRVLQAHGLPSRDLVTPPDCYVTLWLPTASSHRLRTRTVRNCGSPIWNQSFHFWIHSQLKNMVELNVFDQDLLTEDDPVLSVLFDVGTLRAGELQRQSFSLSPQSEQRLEVEFWLQSRIDGAEQLISNGILVAWELSCLHVRLEEAGDQTESEGKVQLVVPGSCEGPQEASVGTGSFCFHFPTRWEQELSIHLQDAPQEQLKVPLRALPPGQLVRLVFPTSQKPLLKVELRKEEGPGELAVRLGCGPCTEEQAFLSRRKQVVARALQQALQLEGDLQEDEVPVVAVMATGGGIRAMTSLYGQLAGLRELGLLDCISYITGVSGSTWTLANLYEDPEWSQKDLAGPIELLKTQVTKSKLGVLAPSQLQRYEQELTERARLGYPACFTNLWALINEALLHDGPYDHKLSDQREALRHGQNPLPIYCALNTKEQSLSTFEFGEWCEFSPYEVGFPKYGAFIPAELFGSEFFMGRLMKQLPESRICFLEGLWTNLYAANLQDSLYWSSDPSQFWDRWAQNQASLDKEQVPILKIEDPPSMTGRIAAFFTDLLTWRPLAQVTHNFLHGLHFHKDYFQHPHFSTWKATKLDGLPNQLTPMEPHLCLLDVGYFVNTSCPPLLQPTRDVDLILSFDYNLQGAFQQLQLVSRFCQEQGIPFPPVSPSPEEEYQPRECHEFSDPHRPEAPIILHFPLVNDSFREHSAPGVRRTPEEEEAGQVNLSPSDSPYHYTKVTYSQENVDKLLGLTYYNICNNRELLLAALREAMQRRRQRRLRGPSDSSLPGRPSGSVPPE; encoded by the exons GCCAAGGTGCCCGGGACCTGCCTGCTCACCATTCGTGTCCTGCAGGCCCATGGCCTGCCCTCCAGGGACCTAG TGACCCCCCCTGACTGCTATGTGACTCTGTGGCTGCCCACGGCCTCCAGCCACAGGCTCCGGACACGCACTGTCAGGAACTGCGGAAGCCCCATTTGGAATCAGAGCTTTCATTTCTGGATCCACAGCCAGCTCAAG AACATGGTGGAGCTGAACGTCTTTGACCAGGACCTGCTGACCGAAGATGACCCGGTGTTGTCAGTGCTGTTTGACGTGGGGACTCTGCGGGCTGGGGAGCTCCAGCGCCAGAGCTTCTCGCTGAGCCCTCAG AGCGAGCAGCGACTGGAAGTTGAATTTTGGCTGCAGAGTCG GATAGACGGTGCGGAGCAGctcatcagcaatggtatcctggTG GCCTGGGAGCTCTCCTGCTTGCATGTGCGACTGGAGGAGGCAGGGGACCAGACGG AGTCAGAGGGCAAAGTTCAGCTTGTGGTTCCTGGGTCCTGTGAGGGTCCACAGGAGGCCTCCGTGGGCACTGGCTCCTTCTGCTTCCATTTCCCAACCCGCTGGGAGCAAGAGCTGAGTATCCATCTGCAG GATGCCCCCCAGGAGCAACTGAAGGTGCCACTGAGGGCCCTGCCTCCAGGCCAGCTTGTGAGGCTTGTCTTCCCTACGTCCCAG AAGCCCCTGCTGAAGGTGGAGCTGAGAAAGGAAGAAGG ACCAGGGGAGCTGGCTGTGCGGCTGGGCTGCGGGCCCTGCACCGAGGAGCAGGCCTTCCTGAGCAGGAGGAAGCAGGTGGTGGCCAGGGCACTGCAGCAGGCCCTGCAGCTGGAGGGCGACCTGCAGGAGGACGAG GTCCCAGTGGTAGCTGTTATGGCCACTGGTGGAGGGATCCGGGCAATGACCTCCCTATATGGGCAGTTGGCTGGCCTGAGGGAGCTGGGCCTCTTGGATTGCATCTCTTATATCACGGGAGTCTCGGGCTCCACCTG GACCTTGGCCAACCTCTATGAGGATCCAGAGTGGTCTCAGAAGGACCTGGCTGGACCCATTGAGTTGCTAAAGACCCAGGTGACCAAGAGCAAGCTGGGCGTGCTGGCCCCCAGCCAACTGCAGCGGTACGAGCAGGAGCTGACTGAGCGAGCTCGCCTGGGCTACCCGGCCTGCTTCACCAACCTATGGGCCCTCATCAACGAGGCGCTGCTGCACGACGGG CCCTATGACCACAAACTTTCGGATCAGCGGGAGGCCCTGCGTCACGGCCAGAACCCTCTGCCCATCTACTGTGCCCTCAACACcaaggagcagagcctgtccacCTTTGAATTTGGGG AGTGGTGTGAGTTCTCCCCCTACGAGGTCGGCTTCCCCAAGTACGGGGCCTTCATCCCTGCTGAGCTCTTCGGCTCTGAGTTCTTCATGGGACGGTTGATGAAGCAGCTCCCTGAGTCCCGCATCTGTTTCCTGGAAG GTCTCTGGACCAACCTGTATGCAGCCAACCTCCAGGACAGCTTATACTGGTCCTCAGATCCCAGCCAGTTCTGGGACCGCTGGGCTCAGAATCAGGCCAGCCTGG ACAAGGAGCAGGTCCCCATCCTGAAGATAGAAGACCCACCTAGCATGACTGGAAGGATAGCAGCGTTTTTCACTGACCTCCTGACTTGGCGCCCACTTGCCCAGGTCACCCACAACTTCCTGCATGGCCTCCATTTCCACAAAGACTATTTTCAGCACCCTCACTTCTCCACCTGGAAAG CCACCAAACTGGACGGGCTTCCTAACCAGCTGACACCCATGGAGCCTCACCTTTGCCTGCTGGATGTCGGCTACTTTGTCAACACCAGCTGCCCGCCCCTCCTGCAGCCCACACGGGATGTGGACCTCATCCTTTCATTTGACTACAACCTCCAAGGAGCCTTTCAG CAGCTGCAGCTTGTCAGCCGGTTCTGCCAGGAGCAGGGGATCCCGTTCCCGCCTGTCTCCCCGAGCCCGGAGGAGGAGTATCAGCCTCGGGAGTGCCATGAGTTCTCGGACCCCCACCGCCCTGAGGCCCCCATCATCCTGCACTTCCCACTGGTCAACGACTCCTTCCGGGAGCACTCGGCCCCCG GGGTCCGGAGGACaccggaggaggaggaggcagggcaGGTGAACCTATCTCCATCCGACTCCCCCTACCACTACACGAAGGTGACCTACAGCCAGGAGAACGTCGACAAGCTGCTCGGCCTGACGTACTACAACATCTGCAACAACCGTGAGCTGCTCCTGGCAGCCCTGCGTGAGGCCATGCAGCGGAGAAGGCAGCGCAGGCTGCGTGGCCCGAGTGACAGCTCACTGCCTGGCCGCCCCAGCGGCTCTGTGCCACCCGAGTGA